TTTTCATCTTTTTTTACCGGATATATGGCTAAGCCCAATAATCACACTTTTCCATAATACATCATAATCACAAGAAGAAACTTGCTCAAACTAAATAATGTTGGTGTTATCCCGGTCGATAATCCAACCGTCCCAAAAGCTGAAATAACTTCAAATAAGACATGAATCGGATTCCCTGGTTGATAGGACATGATTATCATAGTGACAATGAAAACCAAGAAAAAAGGAAGGATGGTTTGGGCTGTAGCTCTATAGATTATTTCGGAAGGTATTCGTCGATGAAAATATTCAACTCGATTTTTCTCTTGGGCAACCCCTTTTACGATTCCCAAAAGTAAAGCAAAAGTCGTGGTTTTAATACCGCCTCCTGTCCCCCCTGGTGATGCTCCAATAAACATCAAAAACATAACCAGGAAAAGACTGATAGGTCGCATGAGTCCAATTTTAATGGTATTATATCCCGCTGTTCTTGGTGTAACTGCTTGAAAGAAACTGGATAGAATTTTCCCACTGATAGTGAAATTTCCTAAGGTATCAGGATTGTTCTTTTCAAAAAGGAAAATAAAAACCGTTCCAATTAACAAAAGAAGAATGGTCACTCGGATTGCCACCTTGCTGTGAAGTGAAAGAGTACGGTTTCTATCGAATATTTCTTTAAGAACCATAAATCCAATCCCTCCTAAGATAATTAACGAACAAATAGTTAAGCTGATTAATGGGGATTGAACATAGTCTTCAAGATTATTGGAAAATACCGAAAAACCAGCGTTACAAAAAGCCGAAATGCTATGAAAAATTGCCGCAAAAAAAGCTTTGGGAAAGGGATATTTCCCATAAAATCCCAGGAGTAATAAAACAATTCCAGCTCCCTCAATAGTAAAAGTATATTTTAGAACATTTAAAGTAAAACGAACGACTCCACCAGGAGTTTCCAGGCTAAAAGTTTCCTTTAAAGCAAGACGGTCACGATATTCAATCCGTCGACCGAGACCAATGGCAATTAGAGTCGTGAGGGTCATGTATCCCAAACCACCACATTGAATAAGAACCAAAATAACAATTTGACCCCAAAAGGAAAAAAATGTTGCGGTATCGACCACGGTCAAACCAGTCACACAGATGGCAGATGTTGAGGTAAAAACAGCATCAATAAAAGTCAGGTCTTTCCCCGGGGCAGTCATAGCAGGCAGCATAAGGATCAATGAACCAAGAAGAATAACGGTTATATATCCCAATAAAATAATTTGAGCAGGTTTAAACATTATATGCCGCTCATGATTGATCGAACCAAAGACTGATGTACTTTTTCTAGTATCCCGAATAACCAACATAATTCAAGTATGATTTATCTTTTTTTAAATATTCTTTATCTTCTAAGAAACCGAGTTTGAACCAAAGATGTATTTATTTCAATACAATCTTGACTATTTTATCACATAACTTGCGCAGGATTAAATCGTAGTGTAGTATTATAAACATGGAAAATAGTGAGTTTGATGGAAAAATTATTCACATTTATGATTCCAAAATAATCCGTTTATTAAAAAAGCTCGGTTATTTAGTGATTATCATTTTCCTCGGAATATACCTGCTTACTGGGATTTATGTAGTTGGCCCTGATGAAGTTGGGATGGTTAAACTTTTTGGTGAATTCGTCCGGCAGGTTCCTCCAGGTATTCATTATCATATTCCCTATCCTTTTGAAACTATCATTAAACCGAAAATTACTGAGGTCCGCCGTGTGGAAATTGGATTTAGAACCCTCAGTACCGATCCTATTCCCCGATATCAACTCATTCCTGAAGAATCATTGATGCTAACCGGAGATGAAAATATTGTCGACTGCCAATATACAGTACAATACCGAATTAGCGATCCTTACCTATTTCTCTTCCGAGTGAAAGATGTCGATGCTGCCGTAAAAAAAGCGGCCGAATCAGCTCTTCGGGAAATTGTCGGGAAAAAACAAATTGATGAGGTCCTCACTTCAGGAAAAAGTGAAATCCAAGAAGAAACCAGAGTTCTTATTCAGTCCATTTTAGATCGATATGAAGCAGGTGTTCA
This region of Candidatus Atribacteria bacterium ADurb.Bin276 genomic DNA includes:
- the ktrB_1 gene encoding Ktr system potassium uptake protein B translates to MLVIRDTRKSTSVFGSINHERHIMFKPAQIILLGYITVILLGSLILMLPAMTAPGKDLTFIDAVFTSTSAICVTGLTVVDTATFFSFWGQIVILVLIQCGGLGYMTLTTLIAIGLGRRIEYRDRLALKETFSLETPGGVVRFTLNVLKYTFTIEGAGIVLLLLGFYGKYPFPKAFFAAIFHSISAFCNAGFSVFSNNLEDYVQSPLISLTICSLIILGGIGFMVLKEIFDRNRTLSLHSKVAIRVTILLLLIGTVFIFLFEKNNPDTLGNFTISGKILSSFFQAVTPRTAGYNTIKIGLMRPISLFLVMFLMFIGASPGGTGGGIKTTTFALLLGIVKGVAQEKNRVEYFHRRIPSEIIYRATAQTILPFFLVFIVTMIIMSYQPGNPIHVLFEVISAFGTVGLSTGITPTLFSLSKFLLVIMMYYGKV
- the hflK gene encoding Modulator of FtsH protease HflK, coding for MENSEFDGKIIHIYDSKIIRLLKKLGYLVIIIFLGIYLLTGIYVVGPDEVGMVKLFGEFVRQVPPGIHYHIPYPFETIIKPKITEVRRVEIGFRTLSTDPIPRYQLIPEESLMLTGDENIVDCQYTVQYRISDPYLFLFRVKDVDAAVKKAAESALREIVGKKQIDEVLTSGKSEIQEETRVLIQSILDRYEAGVQIIAAQLQDVQPPEAVVSAFKDVASAREDKVRFVNEAEGYRSEVIPNARGQAEQIIKEAEAWQEKVVKEAEGDTARFLQVLQEYSLNKEVTRTRLYLETIQKALPLVQKYLIDSSTASQDILKLLPLTGKDGSAVVY